A genomic stretch from Terriglobus sp. RCC_193 includes:
- the glgX gene encoding glycogen debranching protein GlgX, whose protein sequence is MAEKTYRIQEGSPSPRGGAAWDGRGTNFTLFSENATRVELCLFDENGQQELQRISLPEYTDGIWHGYVPDVGPGTAYGYRVYGPYSPGEGHRFNPNKLLLDPYATAHLGEVKWGPEIFGYIMETGDDTTFDTRDSAAFVPKCLVTDPQFPWHDAPLKQRSCRIAIEDTILYEMHVRGFTKLHPSLPPEIRGTYEGLGHRVVADYIESLGVTSIELLPVQTFMNEAHLQDIRLTNYWGYNTIGFFAPDPRYAARPRFALQEFKSMVAQYHERCMEVIMDVVYNHTAEGNERGPTLSFKGIDNANYYRLHAENPRYYVNDTGTGNTVNVNHPRVLQMICDSLRYWVEETHVDGFRFDLSTILARDPGGFDKGAGFLKVVMQDPVLSRVKLIAEPWDIGPGGYRVGEFPPGWMEWNDTFRDRTRAFWTGRTGAGDFAKALTGSPEIFDHLGRRPWTSVNFITAHDGFTLNDLVSYNDKHNLENGEDNRDGSNHNLSWNCGEEGPTQNTDVIALRQRQIRNMMATLLLSQGTPMLLAGDEFARTQRGNNNAYCQDNEISWVDWKLAETNAPMLAFTQRLLALRRVNPLLHRSRYLHEGLDSELGIRELTWIGADGNESRREDWNLDFPETFGMLINGESRTSGLPEKGNAETLLCLVNDHQAGVQFTLPHMQREGQWKLLLSTEQFETIDTTHVGGEAFSLARLSLTLWKYVVNA, encoded by the coding sequence TTGGCAGAGAAGACATATCGGATTCAAGAGGGTTCGCCCTCGCCACGGGGCGGTGCAGCATGGGATGGACGTGGAACGAACTTCACTCTATTCAGCGAAAACGCGACACGCGTGGAGCTTTGCCTGTTCGATGAAAATGGTCAACAGGAATTGCAGCGCATCAGTCTCCCGGAATATACCGATGGCATCTGGCATGGGTATGTTCCCGACGTGGGGCCGGGAACAGCTTATGGCTATCGCGTGTATGGACCTTACTCGCCCGGTGAAGGACATCGCTTCAATCCGAACAAACTATTGCTGGATCCTTACGCTACAGCACATCTTGGTGAGGTGAAGTGGGGGCCGGAAATCTTCGGTTACATCATGGAAACCGGAGATGACACAACATTTGATACGCGTGACAGCGCAGCCTTTGTACCAAAGTGCCTTGTCACGGATCCGCAGTTTCCATGGCACGATGCCCCACTGAAACAGCGTTCCTGTCGTATCGCCATAGAAGACACGATCCTGTACGAGATGCATGTGCGTGGCTTCACGAAACTGCATCCATCATTGCCTCCGGAAATACGTGGGACATACGAAGGTCTGGGCCACAGAGTCGTTGCGGATTACATTGAATCGCTGGGTGTGACCTCGATTGAGCTACTGCCTGTTCAGACCTTCATGAATGAGGCGCATTTACAAGATATCCGTCTGACTAATTACTGGGGCTACAACACCATTGGCTTCTTTGCGCCCGATCCGCGGTATGCGGCGCGCCCTCGCTTTGCACTGCAGGAATTCAAGTCGATGGTCGCGCAGTATCACGAGCGCTGCATGGAAGTAATTATGGATGTGGTCTACAACCACACCGCGGAAGGCAATGAACGCGGCCCCACACTCTCTTTCAAAGGTATAGATAACGCGAATTACTATCGCCTTCACGCAGAAAATCCTCGCTATTATGTGAATGACACAGGCACGGGGAACACCGTGAATGTGAACCACCCGCGCGTGTTGCAGATGATCTGCGACTCGCTTCGCTACTGGGTGGAAGAAACCCATGTCGATGGTTTCCGCTTTGACCTGAGCACCATCCTGGCGCGAGATCCAGGCGGTTTTGACAAGGGTGCGGGCTTCCTGAAAGTCGTCATGCAGGATCCTGTTCTCAGCCGTGTGAAGTTGATTGCCGAACCGTGGGACATTGGCCCCGGTGGATATCGTGTCGGTGAGTTTCCCCCGGGATGGATGGAATGGAATGACACTTTCCGCGATCGCACACGCGCCTTCTGGACCGGGCGCACAGGCGCAGGCGATTTCGCTAAAGCACTTACAGGATCACCAGAAATCTTCGACCATTTAGGCCGGCGTCCATGGACCAGTGTGAATTTCATCACCGCGCACGACGGGTTCACTCTGAACGATCTGGTCAGCTATAACGACAAGCACAATCTGGAGAACGGTGAGGACAACCGCGACGGCAGCAACCATAACCTTTCCTGGAACTGCGGCGAAGAAGGTCCAACGCAGAACACAGATGTGATTGCATTGAGACAGCGCCAGATACGTAACATGATGGCAACACTGCTACTTTCGCAAGGCACCCCAATGCTGCTGGCTGGCGATGAATTTGCGCGTACACAGCGTGGCAATAACAACGCCTACTGCCAGGACAACGAAATCAGTTGGGTGGACTGGAAGCTCGCGGAGACCAACGCTCCAATGCTTGCGTTTACACAACGCTTGCTTGCCCTACGAAGGGTGAACCCGCTGCTTCACCGTAGTCGGTACCTGCATGAGGGACTCGATAGCGAACTAGGGATTCGCGAACTGACATGGATTGGCGCTGACGGAAACGAAAGTCGTCGCGAGGATTGGAATCTCGATTTTCCGGAAACCTTTGGCATGTTGATCAACGGAGAGTCCCGCACTTCCGGGCTTCCCGAAAAGGGCAATGCCGAAACTCTGTTATGCCTTGTCAACGATCACCAGGCAGGCGTGCAGTTCACACTGCCGCACATGCAACGCGAAGGACAATGGAAGCTTCTCCTGTCCACAGAGCAGTTCGAAACGATCGACACAACACACGTAGGCGGAGAGGCCTTTTCTCTGGCACGACTTTCCCTGACGTTATGGAAGTACGTCGTGAACGCTTAG
- a CDS encoding cupin domain-containing protein: MSTVKKQFYVFGELVEVIVSSKETNGTFCVIRQYSDPGGGPPPHIHSREDEFFTVIDGEFEILNRGIWHPIGKGETAYTLRNNPHTFRNRGASVGCIQATVIPGGLDEYLEELSRLSMPPVIEEVLRTSEPYGVSFIAPTQ, encoded by the coding sequence ATGTCTACAGTAAAGAAGCAGTTCTATGTCTTCGGCGAACTGGTCGAAGTAATTGTGAGCAGCAAAGAAACGAATGGAACCTTCTGCGTCATTCGTCAGTATTCAGACCCTGGTGGCGGTCCGCCACCGCACATTCATTCCAGGGAAGATGAATTCTTCACCGTCATTGACGGCGAATTTGAAATCCTCAACAGAGGTATCTGGCATCCGATAGGTAAGGGCGAAACAGCCTACACACTCCGCAATAATCCACATACCTTCCGCAACCGTGGCGCTTCCGTGGGATGCATACAGGCAACCGTCATTCCCGGTGGACTGGATGAGTATCTGGAAGAGCTTTCTCGTCTATCGATGCCACCTGTAATAGAAGAGGTCCTCCGCACATCAGAGCCTTATGGCGTAAGTTTTATTGCACCAACGCAGTGA